The genomic stretch GACGTGATCATTTCCGACATCCGCATGCCCGGCGCCAGCGGCCTGGACCTGCTGGCGCGGATCCGCGAGCAGCACCCGCGCCTGCCGGTCATCATCATGACCGCCCACTCGGACCTGGACAGCGCCGTCGCCTCCTACCAGGGCGGCGCGTTCGAATACCTGCCCAAGCCGTTCGACGTCGACGAGGCGGTGTCGCTGGTCAAGCGCGCCAACCAGCATGCCCAGGAGCAGCAAGGCCTGGAAACGGCGCCGTCGCTGACCCGCACCCCGGAGATCATCGGCGAAGCGCCGGCGATGCAGGAGGTGTTCCGCGCCATCGGCCGCCTGAGCCACTCCAACATCACCGTGCTGATCAACGGCGAGTCCGGCACCGGCAAAGAGCTGGTGGCCCACGCGCTGCACCGCCACAGCCCGCGCGCGACGGCGCCGTTCATCGCCCTGAACATGGCGGCGATCCCCAAGGACCTGATGGAGTCCGAGCTGTTCGGCCACGAGAAAGGCGCGTTCACCGGCGCGGCCAACCTGCGCCGCGGGCGCTTCGAGCAGGCCGACGGCGGCACGCTGTTCCTCGACGAGATCGGCGACATGCCGGCCGACACCCAGACCCGCCTGCTGCGGGTGCTGGCCGACGGCGAGTTCTACCGCGTCGGCGGCCACGTGCCGGTCAAGGTCGACGTGCGGATCATCGCCGCGACCCACCAGAACCTGGAAACCCTGGTGCACGCCGGCAAGTTCCGCGAGGACCTGTTCCACCGCCTCAACGTGATCC from Pseudomonas ekonensis encodes the following:
- the ntrC gene encoding nitrogen regulation protein NR(I), giving the protein MSRSETVWIVDDDRSIRWVLEKALQQEGMTTQSFDSADGVMSRLARQQPDVIISDIRMPGASGLDLLARIREQHPRLPVIIMTAHSDLDSAVASYQGGAFEYLPKPFDVDEAVSLVKRANQHAQEQQGLETAPSLTRTPEIIGEAPAMQEVFRAIGRLSHSNITVLINGESGTGKELVAHALHRHSPRATAPFIALNMAAIPKDLMESELFGHEKGAFTGAANLRRGRFEQADGGTLFLDEIGDMPADTQTRLLRVLADGEFYRVGGHVPVKVDVRIIAATHQNLETLVHAGKFREDLFHRLNVIRIHIPRLSDRREDIPTLARHFLSRAAQELAVEPKLLKNETEEYLKNLPWPGNVRQLENTCRWITVMASGREVHISDLPPELLSLPQDSAPVTNWEQALRQWADQALARGQSSLLDSAVPAFERIMIETALKHTAGRRRDAAVLLGWGRNTLTRKIKELGMRVDGGDEDEGDEG